In a single window of the Nicotiana tomentosiformis chromosome 8, ASM39032v3, whole genome shotgun sequence genome:
- the LOC104117235 gene encoding 17.3 kDa class II heat shock protein-like: MDFRLMGIDTPLLHTLQHFMDAAGEDSDKSINAPSRNYVRDAKAMAATPADVKEYQNSYVFIVDMPGLKSGDIKVQVEDDNVLLISGERKREEEKEGAKYIRMERRIGKFMRKFTLPENANTDAISAVCQDGVLTVIVQKLPPPEPKKPKTIEVKIA; the protein is encoded by the coding sequence ATGGATTTCAGGCTAATGGGTATCGACACACCACTTCTCCACACTCTCCAGCACTTCATGGACGCCGCCGGTGAAGATTCCGACAAGTCCATTAACGCCCCGTCAAGGAACTATGTACGTGACGCTAAGGCAATGGCTGCAACACCAGCCGACGTGAAAGAGTACCAAAATTCCTATGTGTTTATCGTGGACATGCCGGGGTTGAAATCTGGAGATATTAAAGTGCAGGTGGAAGATGACAATGTGCTGCTGATCAGTGGAGAAAGGAAGAGGGAAGAAGAGAAAGAAGGGGCTAAGTATATTAGAATGGAGAGAAGGATTGGGAAATTCATGAGGAAATTTACGTTGCCGGAGAATGCGAATACTGATGCAATTTCTGCTGTTTGTCAAGATGGGGTTTTGACTGTGATTGTTCAGAAGTTGCCTCCACCTGAGCCTAAGAAACCCAAAACTATCGAGGTTAAAATTGCATGA